One Pseudoliparis swirei isolate HS2019 ecotype Mariana Trench chromosome 4, NWPU_hadal_v1, whole genome shotgun sequence genomic window carries:
- the slc35c1 gene encoding GDP-fucose transporter 1 isoform X2, which produces MALAGSDATDPGGPSGETFVFRAVRIGAVVTAYWFVSITMVFLNNYLLDNRDLDAPLLITFYQCLVTVALCWLMQLLSRLCPGLIDFPAVRFDLKTSREVLPLSVVFICMITFNNLCLKHVGVAFYTVGRSLSTVFNVLLSYVILKQTTSLQAVGCCGIILGGFWLGVDQEGLTGTLSWTGVFYGVLASACVSLNAIFTKKVMPAVDGNIWKLSYYNNVNACVLFLPLIVISGDLSRLAAFGRIGHLGFWGVMTLGGVFGFAIGYVAGLQIKFTSPLTHNVSGTAKACAQTVIAVVYNSSSKSALWWTSNMMVLVGSSAYTWVKSLEMKKAPHRDTPPDSAKESLLEAEEDGGGV; this is translated from the exons ATGGCGCTCGCCGGCTCGGACGCGACGGACCCGGGCGGACCCAGCGGCGAGACCTTCGTCTTCCGGGCGGTGAGAATCGGAGCCGTGGTCACGGCGTACTGGTTCGTCTCCATCACGATGGTGTTCCTCAACAACTACCTGCTGGACAACCGGGACCTGGACGCGCCGCTGCTCATCACCTTCTACCAGTGCCTGGTGACGGTGGCGCTGTGCTGGCTCATGCAGCTGCTGTCCCGGCTGTGCCCGGGGCTCATCGACTTCCCCGCGGTCCGCTTCGACCTGAAGACGTCCCGGGAGGTGCTGCCGCTGTCCGTCGTGTTCATCTGCATGATCACCTTCAACAACCTGTGCCTGAAGCACGTGGGCGTGGCCTTCTACACGGTGGGCCGCTCGCTCAGCACCGTGTTCAACGTGCTGCTGTCCTACGTCATCCTGAAGCAGACCACCTCGCTGCAGGCCGTCGGCTGCTGCGGGATCATCCTGG GTGGATTCTGGCTCGGCGTGGACCAGGAAGGCCTGACGGGGACCCTCTCCTGGACGGGCGTCTTCTACGGCGTGTTGGCCAGCGCCTGCGTCTCCCTGAACGCCATCTTCACCAAGAAGGTGATGCCGGCGGTGGACGGAAACATCTGGAAGCTGTCCTACTACAACAACGTCAACGCCTGCGTCCTCTTCCTGCCGCTCATCGTCATCTCCGGGGACCTGAGCCGCCTGGCCGCCTTCGGCCGCATCGGCCACCTCGGGTTCTGGGGCGTGATGACGCTCGGCGGCGTGTTCGGCTTCGCCATCGGCTACGTCGCCGGCCTGCAGATCAAGTTCACCAGCCCGCTCACGCACAACGTGTCGGGCACGGCGAAGGCGTGCGCGCAGACCGTCATCGCGGTGGTGTACAACTCGTCCAGCAAGAGCGCGCTGTGGTGGACGAGCAACATGATGGTGCTCGTCGGCTCGTCGGCCTACACCTGGGTCAAGAGCCTGGAGATGAAGAAGGCCCCCCACAGAGACACGCCTCCGGACTCGGCCAAGGAGAGTCTGCTGGAGGCGGAGGAAGACGGTGGAGGAGTGtaa
- the pamr1a gene encoding uncharacterized protein pamr1a isoform X2: protein MLTLPRRKAPLSTDLDPKLFSLLLTLCLCADARQPDCPSSKWNAMCRPCCEYHLIQCCCPSRGSGVGYTVPCCRNALDQCDPCIIHPGCSLFENCKSCNNGTWKANDDFFVDGKYCTECRPGWSGGDCRTCGGFIQQTQGHIGVESYPTNARCEWTVRVGGGSTVELRFLLLSLESEHSCRHDYVEVRDGADLSAPVIGRFCGDRLPLPVRSSGNVVHVLFASDGYDNLDGFALAFHEISSVDHPPCAPPEEPANGYLLPVHGPKEELVSVNYRCHPPFKPIGSQQRICLPNGTWSGAVPTCVKGQTRRARCSPPPKLLNGYHRAAPDAFGGAEVVGYFCKNSYILSGNPQSTCLANGSWSSGPPKCVRACREPKVSELVRQSVVKPRLTSRVNPDERLRLSSGYTAAFPRGLHPVLTSLEYTCASPLYRHTGSSRRTCLKSGRWSGRHVSCSPVCGKFDPPGPHNLTDTPWPWHVAVYVRSPPDGPRGAPEPVQRGGASEESTFWRLACSGALLGRRGVLVAARCVVDEDEQRTLHPAHVKVVMGARRRTSEDRRRSPRRLEVSSVSVHPDSSSPPHSGVAVLRLRVKAGMDERVRPVCLPAAPGGEETPREAYAARWTLPDRRRGPAGRTALAQLVDVARCERRLARGGTLGDDALCLFEKTPGPRGSCPGGVPGIATASSPAGWQLLGLETFNYKEEEEEEEEVDCLQRYTVHTRIDGFRDWIVKNTK, encoded by the exons ATGCTCACTTTACCCAGGAGGAAAGCGCCGCTATCGACTGATCTGGACCCCAaactcttctccctcctcctgactctctgtctctgtgcggACGCTCGGCAGCCCG ACTGCCCGAGCTCCAAGTGGAACGCCATGTGTCGGCCGTGCTGCGAGTACCACCTGATCCAGTGCTGCTGCCCCTCCAGGGGGTCCGGGGTCGGCTACACCGTCCCCTGCTGCCGCAACGCTCTGGACCAGTGCGACCCCTGCATCATCCACCCGG GATGCAGTCTGTTCGAGAACTGCAAAAGCTGCAACAACGGGACGTGGAAGGCCAACGACGACTTCTTCGTGGACGGGAAGTATTGCACCGAGTGTCGCCCCGGCTGGAGCGGAGGGGACTGTCGGA CGTGCGGAGGCTTCATTCAGCAGACTCAGGGCCACATCGGCGTGGAGAGTTATCCGACAAACGCCCGGTGTGAGTGGACGGTGCGAGTCGGGGGCGGCAGCACCGTCGAgctgag GTTTTTGCTGCTCAGTTTGGAGTCGGAACACAGCTGTCGCCATGACTACGTGGAGGTGCGCGACGGCGCCGATCTGAGCGCCCCCGTGATCGGCCGCTTCTGCGGGGACCGGCTCCCCCTGCCGGTCCGGAGCTCCGGGAACGTTGTGCATGTCCTGTTCGCCTCCGACGGCTACGACAACCTCGACGGCTTCGCTCTGGCTTTTCACGAAA TTTCGTCCGTCGACCATCCGCCGTGTGCACCACCGGAGGAACCGGCGAACGGATATTTACTGCCTGTCCACGGACCGAAGGAGGAGCTGGTTTCTGTAAACTACCGGTGCCATCCACCTTTCAAGCCGATCGGCTCCCAGCAGAGGATCTGTCTGCCGAACGGCACGTGGAGCGGTGCAGTTCCCACATGTGTAAAAG GCCAAACGAGAAGAGCCCGGtgctcccctccacccaaaTTGCTCAATGGCTACCACCGGGCTGCTCCGGACGCATTCGGAGGCGCAGAGGTCGTCGGGTATTTCTGTAAGAACTCCTACATTCTGAGCGGGAACCCCCAGAGCACCTGCCTCGCCAATGGATCCTGGAGTAGCGGGCCGCCCAAGTGCGTGAGAG cgtgTCGAGAGCCCAAAGTTTCTGAACTCGTGCGGCAAAGTGTCGTGAAGCCACGTCTGACGTCGAG AGTTAATCCAGACGAAAGACTCCGCCTCTCATCCGGCTACACGGCGGCGTTCCCTCGCGGCCTCCACCCGGTCCTCACGAGCCTGGAGTACACGTGCGCCTCCCCACTCTACCGCCACACGGGGAGCTCGCGGCGCACCTGCCTGAAGTCCGGCAGGTGGAGCGGCCGCCATGTTTCCTGCTCGCCGG TGTGCGGCAAATTCGACCCTCCCGGTCCCCACAACCTCACCGACACGCCGTGGCCGTGGCACGTGGCCGTCTACGTGCGCTCGCCCCCCGACGGACCCCGCGGAGCACCCGAGCCCGTCCAGCGGGGGGGGGCCTCGGAGGAGTCCACGTTCTGGCGGCTGGCGTGCAGCGGGGCTCTGCTCGGCCGGCGCGGCGTCCTGGTGGCGGCCCGCTGCGTGGTGGACGAGGACGAGCAGCGGACCCTTCACCCGGCTCACGTGAAGGTTGTCATGGGCGCCCGGCGGCGGACATCAGAGGACCGCCGGAGAAGCCCCCGCCGCCTCGAG GTTTCGTCTGTTTCCGTCCACCCggactcctcctccccgcccCACTCCGGCGTGGCCGTGCTGCGGCTCCGGGTCAAGGCCGGGATGGACGAGCGCGTGCGTCCGGTGTGTCTGCCCGCGGCGCCGGGTGGCGAGGAGACGCCGCGCGAGGCCTACGCCGCCAGGTGGACGCTGCCGGATCGCCGCCGCGGTCCCGCCGGCCGGACGGCGCTCGCGCAGCTGGTCGACGTCGCCCGGTGCGAGCGCCGACTCGCCCGAGGGGGAACGCTCGGCGACGACGCGCTGTGTCTCTTCGAGAAGACGCCCGGCCCCCGGGGCTCGTGTCCCGGCGGCGTTCCGGGCATCGCGACCGCGTCTTCGCCCGCCGGCTGGCAGCTTCTCGGTTTGGAGACTTTCAACtacaaggaggaagaggaggaggaggaagaggtggactGCCTCCAGCGTTACACAGTCCACACGCGAATAGACGGCTTCCGAGACTGGATagtgaaaaacacaaagtag
- the pamr1a gene encoding inactive serine protease PAMR1 isoform X1, whose product MLTLPRRKAPLSTDLDPKLFSLLLTLCLCADARQPDCPSSKWNAMCRPCCEYHLIQCCCPSRGSGVGYTVPCCRNALDQCDPCIIHPGCSLFENCKSCNNGTWKANDDFFVDGKYCTECRPGWSGGDCRISSVDHPPCAPPEEPANGYLLPVHGPKEELVSVNYRCHPPFKPIGSQQRICLPNGTWSGAVPTCVKGQTRRARCSPPPKLLNGYHRAAPDAFGGAEVVGYFCKNSYILSGNPQSTCLANGSWSSGPPKCVRACREPKVSELVRQSVVKPRLTSRVNPDERLRLSSGYTAAFPRGLHPVLTSLEYTCASPLYRHTGSSRRTCLKSGRWSGRHVSCSPVCGKFDPPGPHNLTDTPWPWHVAVYVRSPPDGPRGAPEPVQRGGASEESTFWRLACSGALLGRRGVLVAARCVVDEDEQRTLHPAHVKVVMGARRRTSEDRRRSPRRLEVSSVSVHPDSSSPPHSGVAVLRLRVKAGMDERVRPVCLPAAPGGEETPREAYAARWTLPDRRRGPAGRTALAQLVDVARCERRLARGGTLGDDALCLFEKTPGPRGSCPGGVPGIATASSPAGWQLLGLETFNYKEEEEEEEEVDCLQRYTVHTRIDGFRDWIVKNTK is encoded by the exons ATGCTCACTTTACCCAGGAGGAAAGCGCCGCTATCGACTGATCTGGACCCCAaactcttctccctcctcctgactctctgtctctgtgcggACGCTCGGCAGCCCG ACTGCCCGAGCTCCAAGTGGAACGCCATGTGTCGGCCGTGCTGCGAGTACCACCTGATCCAGTGCTGCTGCCCCTCCAGGGGGTCCGGGGTCGGCTACACCGTCCCCTGCTGCCGCAACGCTCTGGACCAGTGCGACCCCTGCATCATCCACCCGG GATGCAGTCTGTTCGAGAACTGCAAAAGCTGCAACAACGGGACGTGGAAGGCCAACGACGACTTCTTCGTGGACGGGAAGTATTGCACCGAGTGTCGCCCCGGCTGGAGCGGAGGGGACTGTCGGA TTTCGTCCGTCGACCATCCGCCGTGTGCACCACCGGAGGAACCGGCGAACGGATATTTACTGCCTGTCCACGGACCGAAGGAGGAGCTGGTTTCTGTAAACTACCGGTGCCATCCACCTTTCAAGCCGATCGGCTCCCAGCAGAGGATCTGTCTGCCGAACGGCACGTGGAGCGGTGCAGTTCCCACATGTGTAAAAG GCCAAACGAGAAGAGCCCGGtgctcccctccacccaaaTTGCTCAATGGCTACCACCGGGCTGCTCCGGACGCATTCGGAGGCGCAGAGGTCGTCGGGTATTTCTGTAAGAACTCCTACATTCTGAGCGGGAACCCCCAGAGCACCTGCCTCGCCAATGGATCCTGGAGTAGCGGGCCGCCCAAGTGCGTGAGAG cgtgTCGAGAGCCCAAAGTTTCTGAACTCGTGCGGCAAAGTGTCGTGAAGCCACGTCTGACGTCGAG AGTTAATCCAGACGAAAGACTCCGCCTCTCATCCGGCTACACGGCGGCGTTCCCTCGCGGCCTCCACCCGGTCCTCACGAGCCTGGAGTACACGTGCGCCTCCCCACTCTACCGCCACACGGGGAGCTCGCGGCGCACCTGCCTGAAGTCCGGCAGGTGGAGCGGCCGCCATGTTTCCTGCTCGCCGG TGTGCGGCAAATTCGACCCTCCCGGTCCCCACAACCTCACCGACACGCCGTGGCCGTGGCACGTGGCCGTCTACGTGCGCTCGCCCCCCGACGGACCCCGCGGAGCACCCGAGCCCGTCCAGCGGGGGGGGGCCTCGGAGGAGTCCACGTTCTGGCGGCTGGCGTGCAGCGGGGCTCTGCTCGGCCGGCGCGGCGTCCTGGTGGCGGCCCGCTGCGTGGTGGACGAGGACGAGCAGCGGACCCTTCACCCGGCTCACGTGAAGGTTGTCATGGGCGCCCGGCGGCGGACATCAGAGGACCGCCGGAGAAGCCCCCGCCGCCTCGAG GTTTCGTCTGTTTCCGTCCACCCggactcctcctccccgcccCACTCCGGCGTGGCCGTGCTGCGGCTCCGGGTCAAGGCCGGGATGGACGAGCGCGTGCGTCCGGTGTGTCTGCCCGCGGCGCCGGGTGGCGAGGAGACGCCGCGCGAGGCCTACGCCGCCAGGTGGACGCTGCCGGATCGCCGCCGCGGTCCCGCCGGCCGGACGGCGCTCGCGCAGCTGGTCGACGTCGCCCGGTGCGAGCGCCGACTCGCCCGAGGGGGAACGCTCGGCGACGACGCGCTGTGTCTCTTCGAGAAGACGCCCGGCCCCCGGGGCTCGTGTCCCGGCGGCGTTCCGGGCATCGCGACCGCGTCTTCGCCCGCCGGCTGGCAGCTTCTCGGTTTGGAGACTTTCAACtacaaggaggaagaggaggaggaggaagaggtggactGCCTCCAGCGTTACACAGTCCACACGCGAATAGACGGCTTCCGAGACTGGATagtgaaaaacacaaagtag
- the slc35c1 gene encoding GDP-fucose transporter 1 isoform X1 translates to MSFSCGTTVPHLRFQSGVDSGPTCFYFEKDHTSETGSSLDSAVGGSRNVLHRVASCSYTVARVNAAVLLVLPSPPVSMNRAQLKRSGIFRMALAGSDATDPGGPSGETFVFRAVRIGAVVTAYWFVSITMVFLNNYLLDNRDLDAPLLITFYQCLVTVALCWLMQLLSRLCPGLIDFPAVRFDLKTSREVLPLSVVFICMITFNNLCLKHVGVAFYTVGRSLSTVFNVLLSYVILKQTTSLQAVGCCGIILGGFWLGVDQEGLTGTLSWTGVFYGVLASACVSLNAIFTKKVMPAVDGNIWKLSYYNNVNACVLFLPLIVISGDLSRLAAFGRIGHLGFWGVMTLGGVFGFAIGYVAGLQIKFTSPLTHNVSGTAKACAQTVIAVVYNSSSKSALWWTSNMMVLVGSSAYTWVKSLEMKKAPHRDTPPDSAKESLLEAEEDGGGV, encoded by the exons ATGTCATTTAGCTGCGGAACTACTGTTCCGCACCTCCGTTTTCAGTCGGGCGTAGATTCTGGACCgacgtgcttttattttgaaaaagatcATACAAGTGAAACCGGAAGTAGCCTCGACTCTGCTGTTGGCGGAAGTCGTAATGTTTTGCACCGCGTAGCGTCCTGTAGCTACACGGTAGCTCGTGTAAATGCGGCGGTTTTACTCGTATTGCCTTCTCCTCCGGTCTCCATGAACAGGGCGCAGCTGAAGCGCTCCGGCATCTTTAGGATGGCGCTCGCCGGCTCGGACGCGACGGACCCGGGCGGACCCAGCGGCGAGACCTTCGTCTTCCGGGCGGTGAGAATCGGAGCCGTGGTCACGGCGTACTGGTTCGTCTCCATCACGATGGTGTTCCTCAACAACTACCTGCTGGACAACCGGGACCTGGACGCGCCGCTGCTCATCACCTTCTACCAGTGCCTGGTGACGGTGGCGCTGTGCTGGCTCATGCAGCTGCTGTCCCGGCTGTGCCCGGGGCTCATCGACTTCCCCGCGGTCCGCTTCGACCTGAAGACGTCCCGGGAGGTGCTGCCGCTGTCCGTCGTGTTCATCTGCATGATCACCTTCAACAACCTGTGCCTGAAGCACGTGGGCGTGGCCTTCTACACGGTGGGCCGCTCGCTCAGCACCGTGTTCAACGTGCTGCTGTCCTACGTCATCCTGAAGCAGACCACCTCGCTGCAGGCCGTCGGCTGCTGCGGGATCATCCTGG GTGGATTCTGGCTCGGCGTGGACCAGGAAGGCCTGACGGGGACCCTCTCCTGGACGGGCGTCTTCTACGGCGTGTTGGCCAGCGCCTGCGTCTCCCTGAACGCCATCTTCACCAAGAAGGTGATGCCGGCGGTGGACGGAAACATCTGGAAGCTGTCCTACTACAACAACGTCAACGCCTGCGTCCTCTTCCTGCCGCTCATCGTCATCTCCGGGGACCTGAGCCGCCTGGCCGCCTTCGGCCGCATCGGCCACCTCGGGTTCTGGGGCGTGATGACGCTCGGCGGCGTGTTCGGCTTCGCCATCGGCTACGTCGCCGGCCTGCAGATCAAGTTCACCAGCCCGCTCACGCACAACGTGTCGGGCACGGCGAAGGCGTGCGCGCAGACCGTCATCGCGGTGGTGTACAACTCGTCCAGCAAGAGCGCGCTGTGGTGGACGAGCAACATGATGGTGCTCGTCGGCTCGTCGGCCTACACCTGGGTCAAGAGCCTGGAGATGAAGAAGGCCCCCCACAGAGACACGCCTCCGGACTCGGCCAAGGAGAGTCTGCTGGAGGCGGAGGAAGACGGTGGAGGAGTGtaa